In a genomic window of Phycodurus eques isolate BA_2022a chromosome 2, UOR_Pequ_1.1, whole genome shotgun sequence:
- the apip gene encoding methylthioribulose-1-phosphate dehydratase isoform X1, whose translation MRALKHFYFNLCDSKPQMSSLCGTNNGDQDTGQNSAEKEDKEHPRVLIPELCRLFYQLGWVTGTGGGISLRRGDRIYIAPSGVQKERIQPEDMFVCDVEERDISCPPAWKKLKKSQCTPLFMNAYTMRGAQAVIHTHSKAAVIATLLYPGKEFRITHQEMIKGIRKGTTGTNYCYDDTLVVPIIENTPEEKDLKDRMARAMDEYPDSCAVLVRRHGVYVWGESWEKAKTMCECYDYLFDVAVQMKHCGLDPSAFPVEKKGIV comes from the exons CAAATGTCATCATTGTGTGGCACCAACAATGGCGACCAAGATACAGGTCAAAACTCAGCAGAAAAAGAG gACAAGGAGCATCCTCGTGTACTAATTCCAGAACTCTGCCGGCTCTTCTACCAGCTGGGATGGGTGACTGGGACGGGCGGAGGAATCAGTTTGAGAAGAGG AGATCGCATCTACATTGCGCCTTCAGGGGTCCAGAAAGAGAGAATACAG CCAGAagacatgtttgtgtgtgatgtgGAGGAGAGAGACATCAGCTGTCCGCCTGCCTGGAAGAAGTTAAAGAAGAGCCAATGCACCCCACTTTTTATGAATGCATACACTATGAGAG gAGCACAGGCTGTTATCCACACACACTCCAAAGCTGCCGTCATAGCAACCCTGCTGTATCCTGGTAAGGAGTTCAGGATAACACACCAGGAGATGATTAAGGGGATCCGTAAAGGCACCACTGGCACTAACTATTG CTATGACGACACTCTGGTCGTGCCTATTATTGAGAATACCCCAGAAGAGAAAGACTTGAAAGATCGCATGGCTCGGGCCATGGACGAGTACCCCGACTCGTGCGCTGTCCTTGTCCGCAGGCATGGAGTGTATGTGTGGGGAGAGTCATGGGAAAAAGCCAAGACTAT GTGTGAATGCTATGACTACTTGTTTGACGTTGCTGTTCAGATGAAGCATTGTGGACTGGACCCTTCAGCTTTTCCTGTAGAAAAGAAAGGAATAGTTTGA
- the apip gene encoding methylthioribulose-1-phosphate dehydratase isoform X2 produces the protein MQMSSLCGTNNGDQDTGQNSAEKEDKEHPRVLIPELCRLFYQLGWVTGTGGGISLRRGDRIYIAPSGVQKERIQPEDMFVCDVEERDISCPPAWKKLKKSQCTPLFMNAYTMRGAQAVIHTHSKAAVIATLLYPGKEFRITHQEMIKGIRKGTTGTNYCYDDTLVVPIIENTPEEKDLKDRMARAMDEYPDSCAVLVRRHGVYVWGESWEKAKTMCECYDYLFDVAVQMKHCGLDPSAFPVEKKGIV, from the exons CAAATGTCATCATTGTGTGGCACCAACAATGGCGACCAAGATACAGGTCAAAACTCAGCAGAAAAAGAG gACAAGGAGCATCCTCGTGTACTAATTCCAGAACTCTGCCGGCTCTTCTACCAGCTGGGATGGGTGACTGGGACGGGCGGAGGAATCAGTTTGAGAAGAGG AGATCGCATCTACATTGCGCCTTCAGGGGTCCAGAAAGAGAGAATACAG CCAGAagacatgtttgtgtgtgatgtgGAGGAGAGAGACATCAGCTGTCCGCCTGCCTGGAAGAAGTTAAAGAAGAGCCAATGCACCCCACTTTTTATGAATGCATACACTATGAGAG gAGCACAGGCTGTTATCCACACACACTCCAAAGCTGCCGTCATAGCAACCCTGCTGTATCCTGGTAAGGAGTTCAGGATAACACACCAGGAGATGATTAAGGGGATCCGTAAAGGCACCACTGGCACTAACTATTG CTATGACGACACTCTGGTCGTGCCTATTATTGAGAATACCCCAGAAGAGAAAGACTTGAAAGATCGCATGGCTCGGGCCATGGACGAGTACCCCGACTCGTGCGCTGTCCTTGTCCGCAGGCATGGAGTGTATGTGTGGGGAGAGTCATGGGAAAAAGCCAAGACTAT GTGTGAATGCTATGACTACTTGTTTGACGTTGCTGTTCAGATGAAGCATTGTGGACTGGACCCTTCAGCTTTTCCTGTAGAAAAGAAAGGAATAGTTTGA
- the apip gene encoding methylthioribulose-1-phosphate dehydratase isoform X3, whose translation MSSLCGTNNGDQDTGQNSAEKEDKEHPRVLIPELCRLFYQLGWVTGTGGGISLRRGDRIYIAPSGVQKERIQPEDMFVCDVEERDISCPPAWKKLKKSQCTPLFMNAYTMRGAQAVIHTHSKAAVIATLLYPGKEFRITHQEMIKGIRKGTTGTNYCYDDTLVVPIIENTPEEKDLKDRMARAMDEYPDSCAVLVRRHGVYVWGESWEKAKTMCECYDYLFDVAVQMKHCGLDPSAFPVEKKGIV comes from the exons ATGTCATCATTGTGTGGCACCAACAATGGCGACCAAGATACAGGTCAAAACTCAGCAGAAAAAGAG gACAAGGAGCATCCTCGTGTACTAATTCCAGAACTCTGCCGGCTCTTCTACCAGCTGGGATGGGTGACTGGGACGGGCGGAGGAATCAGTTTGAGAAGAGG AGATCGCATCTACATTGCGCCTTCAGGGGTCCAGAAAGAGAGAATACAG CCAGAagacatgtttgtgtgtgatgtgGAGGAGAGAGACATCAGCTGTCCGCCTGCCTGGAAGAAGTTAAAGAAGAGCCAATGCACCCCACTTTTTATGAATGCATACACTATGAGAG gAGCACAGGCTGTTATCCACACACACTCCAAAGCTGCCGTCATAGCAACCCTGCTGTATCCTGGTAAGGAGTTCAGGATAACACACCAGGAGATGATTAAGGGGATCCGTAAAGGCACCACTGGCACTAACTATTG CTATGACGACACTCTGGTCGTGCCTATTATTGAGAATACCCCAGAAGAGAAAGACTTGAAAGATCGCATGGCTCGGGCCATGGACGAGTACCCCGACTCGTGCGCTGTCCTTGTCCGCAGGCATGGAGTGTATGTGTGGGGAGAGTCATGGGAAAAAGCCAAGACTAT GTGTGAATGCTATGACTACTTGTTTGACGTTGCTGTTCAGATGAAGCATTGTGGACTGGACCCTTCAGCTTTTCCTGTAGAAAAGAAAGGAATAGTTTGA